One stretch of Microvirga lotononidis DNA includes these proteins:
- a CDS encoding AraC family transcriptional regulator yields the protein MQDNIEPAHEDPSKGRAEPIAAAPVAPPSSARGTIPPGYIHLGVSKEIAPVLREFGLDPNALIRASGLDPRLFEDSTNVVPIAALARLYTLSAAATRCPHLGLLVGRRATILSMDLVGRLMQHSDTVGAALDGLVSNLNVQDRAVVASLTKVDGMALLTFAVYSPQTESTEQITDASLAVAVNALRALCGSEWNPIEVLVPRTNPADPKSYRQHFRAPVRFNQESATLVFPAEDLTRAVAGADPLLRAVLEDRIRQLRTNAGAGFQDDIRRLLRTRMLGARSSAEDIAGLLAVHRRTLSRRLKGSGQGYRSMTNEIRFEIARQLLGDTEVPLAEIAAALGYSEASAFTRAFRRWSGQTPTAWRAGWAHGACLLDGAPFSALSGGVQCR from the coding sequence ATGCAGGACAACATTGAGCCGGCACACGAGGATCCGAGCAAAGGACGAGCAGAGCCGATTGCGGCGGCGCCGGTCGCCCCGCCCTCGTCCGCTCGAGGAACGATTCCTCCCGGGTACATCCATCTTGGGGTCAGCAAAGAGATCGCCCCGGTCTTGCGCGAGTTCGGCCTTGATCCGAACGCACTCATCCGCGCATCGGGCCTCGATCCCCGCCTGTTCGAGGACAGCACGAATGTCGTTCCGATTGCCGCGCTTGCCCGATTGTACACCCTGAGTGCTGCAGCCACGCGCTGTCCGCATCTTGGGCTGCTGGTCGGCCGGCGCGCCACCATCCTGTCCATGGACTTGGTCGGACGCCTGATGCAGCACTCGGACACCGTGGGCGCGGCCCTGGATGGACTTGTATCCAATCTGAACGTCCAGGATCGCGCCGTCGTGGCCTCGCTGACAAAGGTCGATGGCATGGCATTGCTCACGTTCGCCGTCTACTCGCCGCAGACCGAGAGTACAGAGCAGATCACCGATGCCTCCCTGGCTGTTGCGGTCAATGCGCTGCGGGCGCTGTGCGGCTCCGAATGGAATCCGATCGAGGTGCTCGTGCCCCGCACAAACCCAGCCGATCCGAAATCCTATCGGCAGCATTTTCGAGCACCGGTCCGGTTCAATCAGGAGAGCGCCACACTAGTGTTTCCGGCCGAGGACCTGACGCGCGCCGTGGCTGGCGCCGATCCCCTGCTGCGGGCCGTCCTGGAGGACCGCATACGGCAGCTGAGGACCAACGCGGGTGCCGGCTTCCAGGACGATATCCGTCGGCTGCTGCGTACGCGGATGCTCGGCGCCCGCTCCTCGGCGGAGGATATCGCCGGTTTGCTAGCCGTGCATCGCCGCACCTTGAGCCGCCGTCTCAAAGGCAGCGGCCAGGGCTATCGATCGATGACCAATGAGATCCGGTTCGAGATTGCCCGCCAATTGCTGGGTGACACCGAGGTGCCGCTTGCCGAGATCGCAGCAGCCCTCGGCTATTCCGAGGCCAGCGCATTCACCCGTGCCTTTCGACGCTGGTCCGGCCAGACACCGACAGCTTGGCGTGCAGGATGGGCTCACGGGGCTTGTCTCCTGGACGGCGCACCCTTTTCGGCACTCAGCGGCGGCGTGCAATGCCGCTGA
- a CDS encoding amino acid ABC transporter permease, which translates to MNINLDFATIFERWPAFLDGALLTLQLAFIATLLGTVIGVLGAIGRRSHHPIVSRICGIYVESIRNTPLLVQIFLVYFGLASLGLKFSAFAVAAAALTINVGAYTTEIIRAGFDSIPRGQIEAAEGLALSRAQIYWHVVMWPAIEKVYPSLTSQFVLLMLASSVTSQISAEELTAVANYVQSDTYRAFETYILVALVYIVLSLVMRAGFWLLGLVIFPRRRRLGTPL; encoded by the coding sequence ATGAACATCAATCTGGACTTCGCCACCATCTTCGAGCGATGGCCGGCCTTCCTGGACGGGGCGCTGCTTACCCTTCAGCTCGCCTTCATCGCCACCTTGCTCGGCACGGTCATCGGCGTTCTCGGCGCCATCGGCCGGCGCAGCCATCATCCCATCGTTTCGCGGATCTGCGGCATCTATGTCGAGTCGATCCGCAATACGCCGCTTCTGGTCCAGATCTTCCTCGTCTATTTCGGCCTCGCCAGCCTGGGGCTGAAGTTCTCCGCCTTCGCCGTCGCGGCGGCGGCTCTCACGATCAATGTCGGGGCCTACACAACCGAGATCATCCGCGCGGGCTTCGACTCGATCCCCCGCGGGCAGATCGAAGCCGCCGAAGGCCTCGCGCTCTCCCGCGCCCAGATCTACTGGCACGTAGTCATGTGGCCGGCGATCGAAAAGGTCTATCCATCGCTGACCAGCCAGTTCGTGCTGCTGATGCTGGCCTCGTCGGTGACGTCTCAGATCTCGGCCGAGGAACTGACGGCCGTCGCGAACTACGTGCAGTCCGACACCTATCGGGCCTTCGAGACCTATATTCTGGTCGCGCTCGTCTACATCGTTCTGTCGCTGGTCATGCGTGCCGGGTTCTGGTTGCTCGGACTTGTGATCTTCCCGCGTCGCCGACGCCTCGGCACCCCTTTGTGA
- the rpiB gene encoding ribose 5-phosphate isomerase B: MRVVIGSDHAGWPLKNAVVEHVRSLGHEVIDVGSFDDKPVDFPDIARALTQKVKSGEAERGIMVCGTGVGASIAANKVKGIRAAVCHDIHSAHQSVEHDDVNVMCIGAKIVGAWLAQDLVASYLSAEFSTDEDCRRRVEMLHAMDAEG; the protein is encoded by the coding sequence ATGCGCGTCGTAATCGGATCGGATCACGCCGGATGGCCCCTGAAGAACGCGGTGGTCGAACACGTACGCTCGCTCGGCCATGAAGTGATCGACGTCGGATCCTTCGACGATAAGCCCGTCGACTTCCCGGACATTGCCCGCGCGTTGACCCAGAAGGTGAAATCCGGCGAGGCCGAGCGCGGCATCATGGTCTGCGGGACGGGCGTCGGCGCGTCGATTGCGGCCAACAAGGTCAAGGGCATCCGCGCCGCCGTCTGCCACGACATCCATTCGGCTCATCAATCGGTCGAGCATGACGACGTGAACGTGATGTGCATTGGGGCCAAGATCGTCGGCGCCTGGCTCGCGCAGGACCTCGTTGCGTCCTATCTGTCGGCTGAATTCTCAACTGATGAGGATTGCCGCCGTCGCGTCGAAATGCTTCACGCCATGGATGCCGAAGGCTGA
- a CDS encoding amino acid ABC transporter permease has product MGGSLNANHLMFLGYGALWTIGLSLIGLLGGGIAGFIIALCRISPSRIVRLLSAGYVQLIQGTPLLVIMFLTYFGLPTLGITVSPLTAAGASLTIYVGAYLGEIWRGSIESVPKPQWEAAEGLALSRSQRMVKVILPQAVRIATPPTVGFMVQIIKNTSLASVVGFVELARSGQIINNSLFEPFLIYTIIAVIYFALCYPISLISRRLEMRSGPARLSLGTA; this is encoded by the coding sequence ATGGGCGGTTCCCTGAATGCCAATCACCTCATGTTCCTCGGCTATGGAGCCTTGTGGACCATAGGCCTGTCACTCATCGGCCTGCTCGGCGGCGGCATCGCGGGCTTCATCATTGCCCTGTGCCGCATCTCGCCGAGCCGGATCGTCCGGCTCCTCAGTGCCGGCTACGTTCAGCTCATCCAGGGCACGCCGCTGCTTGTCATCATGTTCCTGACCTATTTCGGTCTGCCGACGCTGGGCATCACCGTCTCTCCGCTGACGGCCGCCGGAGCCTCGCTGACGATCTATGTCGGAGCCTATCTCGGCGAAATCTGGCGCGGCAGCATCGAGTCCGTTCCGAAGCCGCAATGGGAAGCGGCGGAAGGGCTTGCCCTCAGCCGCTCCCAGCGGATGGTGAAAGTCATCCTGCCGCAGGCGGTTCGCATCGCCACGCCTCCGACCGTCGGCTTCATGGTCCAGATCATCAAGAACACCTCGCTGGCCTCGGTGGTCGGCTTCGTGGAGCTCGCTCGCTCGGGCCAGATCATCAACAACTCCCTGTTCGAGCCCTTCCTGATCTACACCATCATCGCCGTGATCTACTTCGCCCTCTGCTATCCGATCTCCCTCATCAGCCGCCGCCTGGAGATGCGCAGCGGCCCTGCCCGCCTCTCACTCGGGACTGCCTGA
- a CDS encoding (R)-mandelonitrile lyase, translated as MEIIRAGSAASAKGPDDWFTGTVRIDPLFNRFAPERVQGAAVTFEPGARTAWHTHPLGQTLIVTAGAGRVQRWGGPVEEIRPGDIVWFPPGEKHWHGAALNTAMPHIALQEVQDGKVVDWMEKVSDDQYGS; from the coding sequence ATGGAAATCATCAGAGCGGGCTCCGCCGCCTCCGCGAAGGGACCGGACGATTGGTTTACCGGCACCGTGCGCATCGATCCTCTGTTCAACCGGTTCGCCCCGGAGCGCGTGCAAGGCGCGGCGGTCACCTTCGAGCCGGGGGCGCGCACCGCCTGGCACACTCACCCGCTCGGTCAGACTCTGATCGTCACTGCCGGCGCTGGACGGGTGCAGCGCTGGGGCGGACCGGTCGAGGAGATCCGTCCCGGCGATATCGTCTGGTTCCCTCCGGGCGAAAAGCACTGGCACGGCGCGGCTCTCAACACGGCCATGCCGCACATCGCCTTGCAGGAGGTGCAGGACGGTAAAGTCGTCGACTGGATGGAGAAGGTTTCCGACGACCAGTACGGGTCATAG
- a CDS encoding FadR/GntR family transcriptional regulator, translating into MTADLEITRLRESGGKGFEKVFAFLRERLLAGSLRPGDRLIPERDLAAQLGVSRPILREALRALTVLGVVEIRDRVGTIVRRPDLSVLNDFFTFAFAQQSEVIDDVMQARIAIECQAVRLAAERATVSDFEKLQLALTRIAETIDDADAGSAADFKFHRAVVTAGKSETLIVLHDSMSGILMRSHRTRRELLQVFDTMKTYLIEDHRRIFDAIVGRDPEHAEKVMREHFAIGDDFRRRAAIGKTQSAS; encoded by the coding sequence ATGACCGCTGATCTTGAAATCACGCGGCTTAGGGAGAGTGGCGGCAAGGGGTTCGAAAAAGTGTTCGCCTTCCTGCGCGAACGCTTGCTCGCAGGCTCATTGCGACCGGGCGACCGGCTTATCCCTGAACGCGATCTTGCTGCGCAGCTCGGTGTCAGCCGACCGATCCTGCGTGAGGCTTTGCGTGCTCTGACGGTGCTCGGGGTCGTCGAGATCCGCGACCGGGTCGGCACGATCGTCCGCCGTCCCGACCTCTCCGTCCTCAACGATTTCTTCACCTTCGCCTTCGCGCAGCAATCGGAGGTCATCGATGACGTGATGCAGGCGCGGATCGCCATCGAGTGCCAAGCCGTCCGGCTGGCCGCGGAGCGGGCGACGGTGTCGGATTTCGAGAAGCTTCAACTCGCCCTCACCCGGATCGCCGAGACGATCGACGACGCAGATGCCGGCAGCGCCGCGGATTTCAAGTTCCATCGCGCCGTCGTCACGGCGGGAAAATCCGAGACGCTCATCGTCCTTCACGATTCCATGTCGGGAATTCTGATGCGGTCGCATCGGACACGGAGAGAACTCCTCCAGGTCTTCGACACGATGAAGACATACCTGATCGAGGATCATCGCCGCATCTTCGATGCGATCGTGGGACGCGATCCGGAACATGCCGAAAAGGTCATGCGTGAGCATTTCGCGATCGGCGACGATTTCCGCCGTCGCGCGGCCATCGGCAAGACCCAAAGCGCCTCGTGA
- a CDS encoding NAD(P)-dependent oxidoreductase, which yields MRSWDAIRNMPKRSCVSISRSATISAVARPSARPKAPRDKTRRRDAVTEKNVRKGTVGFVGLGTMGREMALNLLKAGYTVHAYDVRMEAVDDLLRHGAIGAENLADATTDADIVISMLPDTPQVEEIVYGEDGLLALPPRGCLFVDMSTISPVAVRRMHADLRAKGIAFLDAPVSGGPVGAKSATLSIMAGGDKDAFLAAEPYFRAMGTTITHVGEAGAGQTVKLCNQLVCAINIQAVCEALALGRASGVALDTLRTVLLGGSAASWMLDKLGPAMIAGDASAGFRIDLMLKDLRLVQEQALSLSVPLPGTALVTSQYVEASAHGEGTNGNQALFRVYDRMTNQAAA from the coding sequence ATGCGATCGTGGGACGCGATCCGGAACATGCCGAAAAGGTCATGCGTGAGCATTTCGCGATCGGCGACGATTTCCGCCGTCGCGCGGCCATCGGCAAGACCCAAAGCGCCTCGTGATAAAACCAGAAGGAGAGACGCCGTGACGGAGAAGAACGTCCGCAAAGGAACCGTCGGCTTTGTCGGCTTAGGCACCATGGGACGGGAGATGGCCCTCAACCTGCTCAAGGCAGGCTACACGGTCCATGCCTACGACGTCCGGATGGAAGCCGTGGACGATCTTCTCCGTCATGGCGCCATCGGCGCCGAAAATCTGGCTGATGCCACGACCGATGCGGACATCGTCATCTCCATGCTTCCCGACACGCCGCAGGTCGAAGAGATCGTCTATGGCGAAGACGGCCTTCTGGCCTTGCCGCCGCGGGGGTGCCTCTTCGTCGACATGAGCACGATCTCGCCCGTCGCGGTTCGGCGCATGCATGCCGATCTTCGGGCCAAAGGGATTGCCTTTCTCGATGCGCCCGTCTCCGGCGGCCCGGTCGGCGCCAAGAGCGCTACCCTTTCGATCATGGCGGGCGGCGACAAAGACGCCTTCCTGGCCGCCGAACCGTATTTCCGTGCCATGGGCACGACGATCACCCATGTGGGCGAGGCGGGAGCGGGGCAGACGGTCAAGCTCTGCAACCAGCTCGTCTGCGCCATCAATATCCAGGCCGTTTGCGAAGCGCTTGCACTCGGCCGCGCCTCCGGCGTGGCCCTCGACACGCTTCGCACTGTGCTCCTCGGCGGCTCAGCCGCATCCTGGATGCTCGACAAGCTCGGTCCCGCGATGATCGCCGGCGATGCCTCCGCGGGTTTTCGCATCGACCTGATGCTCAAGGACCTTCGTCTCGTGCAGGAGCAGGCGCTCTCGCTGTCCGTCCCACTGCCGGGAACCGCGCTCGTGACGAGCCAGTATGTCGAGGCGAGCGCGCATGGCGAAGGCACGAACGGCAACCAGGCTCTCTTCCGCGTCTATGACCGGATGACGAACCAGGCCGCCGCGTGA
- a CDS encoding GntR family transcriptional regulator yields MKKNVATQLRDAIENEILTSVLRPGERLDEASLARRFGVSRTPVREALAQLDSVGLVEIRPNRGAIVAQVGAEQLVQMFEVMAELEAMAGRLAARRCTSADRKAIEAAHDECRAAAERGDTDAYYYENERFHQAIYAASRNGFLLDQCLTLQRRLRPYRRLQLRAVNRMKTSLAEHERIVDAIFNGDGAQAEQALKSHIIIQGERFEDLIAALAEQSAA; encoded by the coding sequence ATGAAGAAGAATGTCGCAACCCAGCTTCGGGATGCTATCGAAAATGAGATCCTCACGAGCGTTCTCCGGCCAGGCGAGCGCCTGGATGAGGCATCGCTGGCCCGACGTTTCGGCGTATCCCGCACTCCAGTGCGGGAAGCGTTGGCACAACTCGACTCCGTAGGATTGGTCGAGATCCGCCCCAATCGCGGAGCGATCGTCGCCCAAGTCGGCGCGGAGCAGTTGGTGCAGATGTTCGAGGTGATGGCCGAGCTGGAAGCCATGGCGGGGCGGCTGGCGGCCCGCCGGTGCACGAGCGCCGACAGGAAAGCCATCGAGGCTGCGCACGACGAGTGCAGAGCCGCAGCGGAACGCGGCGATACCGATGCATATTATTACGAGAACGAGCGCTTCCATCAGGCGATCTATGCTGCGAGCCGGAATGGCTTTCTGCTCGACCAATGCCTGACCTTGCAAAGGCGTTTGCGTCCTTACCGCCGCCTGCAATTGCGCGCCGTCAACAGGATGAAGACATCGCTTGCGGAACATGAAAGGATCGTTGATGCCATCTTCAACGGAGACGGTGCGCAGGCCGAGCAAGCGCTCAAGTCGCACATCATCATCCAAGGTGAGCGCTTTGAGGATCTGATCGCAGCCTTGGCCGAGCAATCGGCCGCATGA
- a CDS encoding amino acid ABC transporter ATP-binding protein: MHQTLNAAPTSPVVSLKNVHKSFGPLKVLDGVSFEVDRGEVLVLIGRSGSGKSTALRCIDRFEKIDSGEIVVCDHRVSDPKLDLRALRQDVGIVFQSYNLFPHLTIEENITLAPCSVKGISKAQAKEQARQVLAQVGLEDKLHQYPEQLSGGQQQRAAIARSLAMQPKVMLFDEVTSALDPELTGEVLKVIEALAADGMTMVMVTHEMGFARGIANRVVFMHRGKVHETGPAAILTSPATPELAQFVGTGL, translated from the coding sequence ATGCACCAGACACTGAACGCGGCACCCACATCGCCGGTGGTTTCCCTCAAGAACGTGCACAAGAGCTTCGGTCCGCTCAAAGTGCTCGACGGCGTCAGCTTCGAGGTGGATCGCGGAGAGGTTCTCGTCCTGATCGGACGGAGCGGTTCCGGCAAGAGCACGGCCCTTCGCTGCATCGACCGGTTCGAGAAGATCGACAGCGGGGAGATTGTCGTGTGCGACCATCGGGTCAGCGATCCCAAGCTCGACCTGAGAGCCTTGCGGCAGGATGTCGGCATCGTCTTCCAGAGCTACAACCTGTTCCCTCACCTGACGATCGAGGAGAACATCACGCTTGCCCCCTGCTCCGTGAAGGGCATTTCCAAGGCCCAGGCGAAGGAGCAGGCGCGGCAAGTCCTGGCCCAGGTCGGGCTGGAGGACAAGCTCCATCAGTATCCCGAACAGCTTTCCGGCGGCCAGCAGCAGCGGGCGGCGATTGCGCGCTCGCTTGCCATGCAGCCCAAGGTGATGCTGTTCGACGAAGTGACGTCGGCCCTCGATCCGGAACTCACCGGAGAGGTGCTGAAAGTCATCGAAGCGCTCGCTGCGGACGGCATGACCATGGTGATGGTCACGCACGAGATGGGATTTGCCAGGGGTATCGCCAACCGGGTGGTGTTCATGCACCGCGGCAAGGTCCATGAGACCGGACCTGCCGCGATCCTGACATCGCCCGCAACTCCGGAACTCGCCCAGTTCGTTGGCACAGGGCTTTAA
- a CDS encoding M20 aminoacylase family protein, whose protein sequence is MLNDNVFARVSDFEAMEAELTGIRHHLHANPELSFEEAETARFVADKLEGWGYEVTRNVGGHGVVARLSAGDGRKGIAIRADMDALPIVEESGLAYASQSLGKMHACGHDGHTTVLLGAAEYLARTRRFNGTVTLVFQPAEEAGKFSGAQAMIADGLFERFPFDAIFGLHNHPGAPEGNILLRSGPMMASSDTVNITITGKGGHASRPHLTIDPVVVACNLVVSLQTIVSRNIDPTQTAVVTVGTIHAGSAVNVIPEYAKLALSVRSFDPKIRDLLQERILKLTQSVVDGYGATAEIEYERGYPVVVNSEEETAFARTVAEELIGTDRVSTCHLIPGSEDFAYFLEHKPGSFLRLGNGTNSAILHSSKYDFADGSLTTGAALWARLVERYLAE, encoded by the coding sequence ATGCTCAACGACAACGTCTTTGCCAGAGTCTCGGATTTCGAAGCCATGGAAGCGGAGCTCACGGGCATCCGCCACCATCTCCATGCCAATCCTGAACTCTCCTTCGAGGAGGCCGAAACGGCGCGCTTCGTCGCCGACAAGCTCGAGGGTTGGGGCTATGAGGTAACCCGCAATGTCGGCGGGCATGGTGTCGTTGCGCGCCTGAGCGCGGGCGACGGACGGAAGGGCATCGCCATTCGGGCCGACATGGACGCTCTCCCGATCGTGGAAGAGAGCGGTCTAGCCTATGCAAGCCAATCCCTCGGCAAGATGCACGCCTGCGGCCATGACGGGCATACGACCGTGCTGCTCGGAGCCGCCGAATATCTGGCCCGGACCCGGCGGTTCAATGGCACCGTCACGCTGGTCTTCCAGCCGGCCGAAGAGGCCGGCAAGTTCAGCGGCGCCCAGGCCATGATTGCCGATGGTCTCTTCGAGCGCTTTCCCTTCGATGCCATCTTCGGCCTGCACAATCACCCCGGCGCGCCTGAAGGCAACATCCTCTTGCGCTCCGGCCCGATGATGGCCTCGTCCGACACCGTCAACATCACGATCACAGGCAAAGGGGGGCATGCCTCGCGGCCCCATCTCACCATCGATCCGGTGGTGGTCGCGTGCAACCTGGTGGTCTCGCTGCAGACGATCGTGTCGCGGAATATCGACCCGACCCAGACGGCCGTCGTCACTGTTGGAACGATCCATGCAGGCAGCGCCGTCAACGTCATTCCGGAATATGCCAAGCTCGCGCTGAGCGTCCGCTCCTTCGATCCGAAGATCCGGGATCTCCTGCAGGAGAGGATCCTCAAGCTGACTCAATCCGTCGTCGACGGCTATGGCGCGACGGCCGAGATCGAGTACGAGCGGGGATATCCCGTCGTGGTCAACTCCGAAGAGGAGACGGCCTTTGCCCGCACCGTTGCCGAGGAGCTGATCGGGACAGACAGGGTTTCGACCTGTCATCTCATTCCGGGAAGCGAGGATTTCGCCTATTTCCTCGAGCACAAGCCCGGCAGCTTCCTGCGGCTCGGAAATGGGACGAACTCCGCCATCCTGCACAGCTCGAAATACGACTTCGCCGACGGAAGCCTGACCACGGGAGCCGCATTGTGGGCCCGCTTGGTGGAGCGCTATCTCGCTGAATGA
- a CDS encoding amino acid ABC transporter ATP-binding protein translates to MSAAQTLTPLVQANDVHKSFDQLEVLKGIDLDVMPGEVVVILGPSGSGKSTFLRCINHLEAINKGFIAVDGEQIGYRLRGDRLEKLSANGIARQRRKIGMVFQQFNLYPHMTVLQNIIEAPVGIHGESRQEATRNALSLLERVGLSEKAGSYPRQLSGGQQQRVAIARALAIKPKLMLFDEPTSALDPELVGEVLATMRDLAKQGLTMIVVTHEIGFAREAADRVVFMDGGKIVEMGSPDDVIGNPQHPRTKAFLSRFL, encoded by the coding sequence TTGAGTGCCGCCCAGACCCTGACGCCGCTTGTCCAGGCCAACGATGTCCATAAATCCTTCGATCAGCTTGAAGTGCTGAAGGGAATCGACCTCGACGTCATGCCGGGAGAGGTCGTCGTGATCCTCGGTCCCTCCGGCTCGGGAAAATCCACCTTCCTGCGCTGCATCAACCACTTGGAGGCCATCAACAAGGGCTTCATCGCGGTCGATGGCGAGCAGATCGGCTACCGGCTCCGCGGCGATCGTCTCGAGAAGCTCTCCGCGAACGGCATCGCCCGCCAGCGCCGGAAGATCGGCATGGTGTTCCAGCAGTTCAATCTGTACCCGCACATGACGGTGCTGCAGAACATCATCGAGGCGCCCGTGGGCATTCATGGCGAAAGCCGCCAGGAAGCGACCCGGAACGCCCTGAGTCTCCTGGAGCGGGTCGGGTTGTCGGAAAAGGCCGGCAGCTATCCGCGCCAGCTTTCCGGCGGCCAGCAGCAGCGCGTCGCGATTGCCCGCGCCCTTGCGATCAAGCCCAAACTGATGCTGTTCGACGAGCCCACATCGGCCCTCGACCCGGAGCTGGTCGGCGAGGTGCTCGCCACCATGCGCGATCTCGCCAAGCAGGGTCTCACCATGATCGTCGTCACCCACGAGATCGGCTTCGCCCGCGAGGCGGCGGACCGGGTCGTGTTCATGGATGGCGGCAAGATCGTCGAGATGGGCAGCCCGGACGATGTGATCGGAAATCCTCAGCATCCTCGCACGAAGGCCTTCCTGTCGCGCTTCCTGTGA
- a CDS encoding succinylglutamate desuccinylase/aspartoacylase family protein codes for MTMNTLPPFRTGEVRIEQGYVRPFDGVEIPFGIVEGSEPGPCLLVTAGVHGSEFCSIETAVRLMKRRPEEIKGTLVVLPILNVQGFHKRSIYIMPEDGKNLNRMFPGRADGSTSERLAHWLVTNVYPQADAYLDLHGGDLDESLAPFTIFPSGCEKSKALATAFGIPVAVAAGGEGYTVNSAYNVGVPSILPEVSGNGLWGEDTVSEMMAGVERVMHHLGMIPGPVQPALQTVPQFVTMWVPSAPSAGLWYSAKELSDPVAVGDVLGEIKDVFGKVLATVRSEKEGFILYRLTSLSVNQGEALLGVGTPLAS; via the coding sequence ATGACGATGAATACGCTCCCGCCCTTTCGCACTGGGGAAGTCCGAATCGAGCAGGGCTATGTCCGCCCCTTCGATGGCGTTGAAATCCCCTTCGGAATCGTCGAGGGCTCTGAGCCCGGTCCTTGTCTGCTCGTCACTGCAGGCGTTCATGGTTCCGAGTTCTGCTCCATCGAGACGGCCGTTCGCCTGATGAAGAGAAGGCCTGAAGAGATCAAGGGAACGCTTGTCGTCCTGCCGATTCTGAACGTCCAAGGCTTCCATAAGCGCAGCATCTACATCATGCCGGAGGATGGGAAGAACCTGAACCGGATGTTCCCGGGCCGGGCTGACGGCTCGACAAGCGAGAGGCTCGCGCATTGGCTCGTGACGAACGTCTACCCGCAGGCGGATGCCTATCTCGATCTCCATGGCGGTGACCTCGACGAGTCGCTCGCGCCGTTCACGATCTTTCCGAGCGGCTGCGAGAAGTCGAAGGCGCTTGCCACCGCGTTCGGGATTCCGGTCGCCGTCGCTGCTGGCGGGGAGGGTTATACGGTCAATTCCGCCTACAACGTCGGGGTGCCGAGCATCCTGCCGGAGGTGAGCGGCAATGGACTCTGGGGCGAGGATACGGTCAGTGAGATGATGGCAGGTGTCGAGCGCGTGATGCACCATCTCGGGATGATTCCGGGTCCTGTGCAACCCGCGCTTCAGACGGTCCCGCAATTCGTCACGATGTGGGTGCCGTCTGCTCCCTCCGCTGGGCTCTGGTACTCCGCCAAGGAACTCAGCGATCCGGTGGCCGTGGGCGACGTGCTGGGCGAGATCAAGGATGTCTTCGGAAAGGTTCTCGCGACCGTGCGCTCGGAAAAGGAAGGCTTCATTCTGTACCGGCTCACCAGCCTGTCCGTGAACCAGGGCGAGGCGCTGCTGGGTGTCGGAACCCCGCTCGCAAGCTGA
- a CDS encoding transporter substrate-binding domain-containing protein — protein sequence MTCMVAFGTSAAHADLLDDIMKAKKIRIATDMAIPPSGMMDANLKPTGSDVETAQLLAKDWGLELEFVQTTGATRIPNVQTNKADIIVSTLSVTPERAKVIDFTKAYAALQSVVACLKTVEAKDWSDLKGKTIAVSRGTTQDTELSNMKDRNLTLARFDDDATMVTAAVSGQADCVATSATIANQIGVKNPSRVFEPKVLIRTFDLAIGVRKGEPALVEKLNEWISTNLKNGKLNEIYKKFHGTELPQEMRS from the coding sequence ATGACCTGCATGGTTGCATTCGGCACCTCGGCCGCCCATGCAGACCTTCTCGACGACATCATGAAGGCGAAGAAGATCCGGATCGCGACCGATATGGCGATCCCGCCGTCCGGCATGATGGACGCCAATCTCAAGCCGACCGGCTCGGACGTGGAGACCGCTCAGCTTCTGGCGAAGGATTGGGGCCTCGAGCTCGAATTCGTCCAGACCACGGGCGCAACCCGCATCCCGAATGTCCAGACCAACAAGGCGGACATCATCGTCTCGACCCTTTCCGTCACGCCGGAACGCGCCAAGGTGATCGACTTCACCAAGGCCTATGCGGCGCTGCAATCCGTCGTCGCCTGCCTGAAGACGGTCGAAGCGAAGGATTGGAGCGACCTGAAGGGCAAAACCATCGCGGTTTCCCGCGGCACGACCCAGGATACCGAATTGTCGAACATGAAGGATCGCAACCTCACTCTCGCCCGATTCGACGACGACGCCACCATGGTGACGGCCGCCGTTTCCGGACAGGCGGACTGCGTCGCGACCTCGGCGACGATCGCCAACCAGATCGGCGTCAAGAACCCATCTCGCGTGTTCGAGCCGAAGGTTCTCATCCGCACCTTCGATCTCGCCATCGGCGTCCGCAAAGGCGAGCCGGCCCTGGTCGAGAAGCTCAACGAGTGGATCTCGACCAACCTGAAGAACGGCAAGCTGAACGAGATCTACAAGAAGTTCCATGGCACCGAGCTTCCGCAGGAAATGCGGAGCTGA